A single Bacillus sp. HMF5848 DNA region contains:
- the adhE gene encoding bifunctional acetaldehyde-CoA/alcohol dehydrogenase, whose protein sequence is MAIGEKEVKDTQKILAMVDGLVTNAVKALDELRSYDQTQIDTIVKDMAMAGLEQHKTLAKLAIEETKRGVFEDKVFKNMFATEYIFDYLKDMKTVGVINENVHEGMVEIAEPVGVIAGIVPVTNPTSTALFKSLISIKTRNPIIFAFHPLAQKSSSAAARTMLEAAIRAGAPKNCIQWIEVPSLDAVQMLMRHPKVSLILATGGAGLVKAAYSSGKPALGVGPGNVPCYFEKTANVKRAVNDLILSKTFDNGMICASEQAIVIDQNIYEEVKDEMTANNCYFLNDVEIQKLEKLAIDEKSCALNPIIVGLSAYNIAKMAGVKVPKATKILVAELQGVGPKHPLSCEKLSPILACYKAESTEEGFTIAEAILEYGGLGHSAVIHSENQSIIDDYALRMKASRIIVNTPSTQGAIGNIYNTYLPSLTLGCGTYGGNSISTNVGAVHLINIKKMAKRSVNTQWFKVPSSVFFEKNSVQQIATLPRLSKVFIVTSPSSIRNKYVDKVIHYLRKNPGFVSYEVFSDVEPDPSNETVMLGAEMMRKSKPDAIIALGGGSVIDAAKAMWLFYEHPHMSFEQLKLKFLNPSTRVVQVPPLGAKAMLVAIPTTSGTGSEITAFSVITDKHTHTKYPIADFNLTPNVAIIDPQFTLTVPAHITADTGMDVLTHAIEAYVSVLASDYTDGLAMKAIELVFDYLPKAYQDGNNEKAREKMHNASSIAGMAFANAFLGVNHSLAHAVGSEFQVAHGRANAILLPYVIRYNAEKPNKFMTFPKYEHFIADERYCEIATKLGLPARTSHEGVESLAKAVKQLSEQLGIPTSFKDLGISETEFMSKLNVLAELAFDDQDTLANPKQPSIAELAEILKSAYNGV, encoded by the coding sequence ATGGCAATTGGTGAAAAAGAAGTTAAAGACACACAAAAAATATTGGCAATGGTTGATGGATTAGTAACAAATGCAGTAAAGGCACTTGATGAGCTCCGCAGTTATGACCAAACACAAATAGACACAATCGTTAAAGATATGGCAATGGCAGGTCTTGAGCAACACAAAACGCTTGCAAAGCTTGCTATCGAAGAAACAAAGCGTGGTGTGTTTGAAGATAAGGTATTTAAGAATATGTTTGCAACGGAGTACATATTCGATTACTTAAAGGATATGAAAACCGTTGGTGTAATTAATGAGAATGTGCATGAAGGTATGGTTGAAATTGCGGAACCTGTTGGAGTTATTGCTGGTATAGTGCCGGTAACTAATCCGACTTCAACGGCACTTTTCAAATCGCTTATTTCAATAAAAACGAGAAATCCTATCATTTTTGCATTTCACCCACTCGCACAAAAATCAAGTAGCGCAGCAGCACGTACGATGCTAGAAGCAGCTATACGTGCCGGTGCACCAAAAAATTGTATACAATGGATTGAAGTGCCATCTCTTGATGCTGTACAAATGTTAATGCGACACCCTAAAGTTTCGCTCATTCTTGCTACTGGTGGCGCTGGTCTAGTTAAAGCCGCCTATAGCTCTGGTAAACCAGCACTTGGTGTAGGGCCAGGGAATGTGCCATGTTATTTTGAGAAAACAGCTAACGTAAAACGAGCTGTTAATGACTTAATACTATCTAAAACGTTTGACAACGGTATGATTTGTGCATCAGAACAAGCAATCGTTATCGACCAAAATATTTATGAAGAAGTTAAAGATGAAATGACAGCTAATAATTGCTATTTCTTAAACGATGTCGAAATTCAAAAATTAGAAAAGCTTGCCATAGACGAGAAATCATGTGCACTAAACCCAATCATTGTCGGGTTGTCCGCTTACAACATTGCCAAAATGGCAGGGGTTAAAGTACCAAAAGCTACAAAAATATTAGTCGCTGAATTACAAGGTGTTGGACCTAAGCACCCTCTCTCATGTGAAAAGCTAAGTCCAATTCTAGCATGTTATAAAGCTGAGTCAACGGAGGAAGGATTCACAATTGCAGAGGCCATTTTAGAATATGGAGGTCTTGGTCATTCAGCAGTTATTCACTCAGAAAATCAAAGCATTATTGATGACTATGCCTTACGTATGAAAGCGAGCCGTATCATTGTCAACACACCGTCTACACAAGGAGCTATTGGTAACATCTATAACACATATTTACCATCTCTAACACTTGGCTGTGGTACGTATGGTGGAAATTCAATTTCAACTAACGTGGGCGCCGTCCACCTTATAAATATTAAGAAGATGGCAAAGCGCTCCGTCAACACTCAGTGGTTTAAGGTACCTTCTAGCGTTTTTTTCGAGAAAAACTCAGTTCAGCAAATAGCGACATTACCTAGACTATCAAAAGTATTTATCGTTACGAGCCCAAGCTCAATTAGAAACAAATATGTTGATAAGGTTATTCATTATTTAAGAAAGAATCCTGGGTTTGTTAGTTATGAAGTGTTCTCAGATGTAGAACCAGATCCTAGTAATGAGACAGTGATGCTAGGTGCTGAGATGATGAGAAAATCAAAGCCTGATGCTATCATAGCTCTTGGCGGTGGTTCTGTAATTGATGCTGCTAAAGCAATGTGGTTATTTTACGAGCATCCACACATGAGCTTTGAACAATTAAAACTAAAGTTTTTAAATCCTAGCACACGAGTTGTTCAAGTACCACCATTAGGAGCAAAGGCAATGCTTGTAGCAATTCCAACAACGTCTGGAACTGGTTCAGAGATTACTGCTTTTTCCGTAATTACAGATAAACACACACATACTAAATATCCGATAGCTGATTTTAATTTAACACCTAATGTTGCTATTATTGACCCTCAGTTCACATTGACAGTGCCAGCACACATTACGGCGGACACTGGAATGGATGTTTTAACTCATGCTATCGAAGCGTATGTTTCTGTTTTAGCAAGCGACTATACGGACGGATTAGCTATGAAAGCGATAGAGCTCGTTTTTGATTATTTACCTAAAGCTTACCAAGACGGTAATAATGAAAAGGCTCGAGAGAAAATGCACAATGCTTCGTCAATTGCAGGCATGGCATTTGCAAACGCCTTTTTAGGTGTAAATCACAGTCTTGCTCATGCTGTTGGAAGCGAGTTTCAGGTTGCACACGGACGCGCAAATGCTATTCTATTGCCTTATGTAATTCGTTATAACGCAGAAAAACCAAATAAATTTATGACCTTCCCTAAATATGAACACTTTATTGCGGATGAACGTTATTGTGAAATTGCTACAAAACTCGGCTTACCAGCTCGCACTAGCCATGAAGGTGTCGAAAGCTTGGCTAAAGCAGTAAAACAGCTTTCTGAACAATTAGGAATTCCAACAAGCTTTAAAGACCTAGGTATATCAGAAACAGAATTTATGAGCAAATTAAACGTACTAGCAGAACTAGCTTTTGATGATCAA
- a CDS encoding MFS transporter, with amino-acid sequence MFFSQFKSLTLPIKILLVTVLLAHLSYYLVLPIFPILLKVVKGLTILQIGTVLAVSSFSYQGGSILGGYLADQFGRRTVITVGAFIKGLALIGFGLATSYPMLIVVALFNGIGGGLNAPSTKAAIAEITSKQGDQTTVFSLRGIAANMGIGVAGLLVYTVFGNQSSSVFYVAAVIFFLVGTLSWFFVPSECDTQPCDKVPIRSYLQVFRNKAYIAFSAMSILIWGLYVQFALALPLTGERILDNPAAVSLIWTINSLLVVVFQTFITNKIIKRISSMTAFAIGALFIGIGISSLYYATNFYFLIFSGLIFIIGEMIIMPTVDIVITRISAGQLMSTYFGIANFVAGLGEGLGNFSGSRLLSIGLGSYLPWLTYLSVAILIAILIYSVRLFPPIQKAFSKPPEGSHV; translated from the coding sequence GTGTTTTTTTCTCAATTTAAATCTCTCACTTTACCTATAAAAATTTTACTCGTTACTGTGTTATTAGCACACTTATCGTACTATCTCGTGCTCCCTATCTTTCCTATTTTACTAAAAGTCGTGAAGGGATTAACGATTTTACAAATTGGAACGGTACTCGCTGTAAGTTCATTTTCTTACCAAGGTGGTAGCATTCTTGGTGGATATTTAGCAGATCAATTTGGAAGGCGAACTGTCATAACTGTAGGTGCTTTCATAAAAGGATTAGCCCTCATAGGCTTTGGACTAGCTACTAGTTATCCAATGCTTATCGTTGTTGCTTTGTTTAATGGTATTGGTGGGGGATTAAATGCACCTTCTACAAAAGCTGCAATTGCAGAGATTACTTCCAAGCAAGGTGACCAAACGACTGTGTTCTCATTACGCGGTATTGCAGCCAATATGGGTATTGGTGTCGCAGGATTACTCGTTTATACTGTATTTGGTAATCAATCAAGCAGTGTTTTTTACGTAGCTGCTGTAATCTTTTTTCTGGTTGGCACGTTAAGTTGGTTCTTTGTTCCATCCGAATGCGATACTCAACCTTGTGATAAAGTACCCATACGTTCATATTTGCAAGTATTTCGCAATAAAGCATACATAGCTTTTTCCGCCATGAGTATTTTAATTTGGGGCTTGTATGTGCAATTTGCGCTAGCCTTACCTTTAACAGGAGAGCGAATACTAGATAATCCAGCAGCTGTTTCACTCATTTGGACAATTAATAGCTTACTTGTTGTTGTATTTCAAACATTTATTACAAATAAAATCATCAAACGTATAAGCTCCATGACCGCATTTGCGATAGGTGCTCTATTTATCGGTATAGGAATAAGCTCCTTATACTATGCGACAAACTTCTACTTCCTTATTTTCAGTGGGCTTATTTTTATTATCGGTGAAATGATTATTATGCCAACAGTTGACATTGTTATCACTCGTATTAGTGCTGGACAGCTTATGAGTACGTATTTTGGAATTGCTAATTTTGTGGCTGGACTTGGTGAAGGATTAGGTAATTTTTCCGGATCACGACTTTTAAGTATCGGCTTGGGTAGCTACCTACCTTGGTTGACGTATTTATCAGTCGCTATTTTAATTGCGATATTAATTTACTCTGTTAGGCTGTTTCCGCCGATTCAGAAAGCTTTTTCAAAACCACCTGAAGGATCTCATGTGTGA
- a CDS encoding histidine phosphatase family protein, with translation MQILLIRHGQSEADLLDVHEGKADFELTELGKKQAGLMSSWISEYYPADVIWTSTLKRAKQTAGILNNHLACELIEEECLKEYDNGVLAGLPREEAARKYPEPLGGRLLHERILEGESELEFRFRGELVLSKILAESHSFKRVAIVSHGGMISKLLQAFLRLPTNNDVGFFTGDTGVHLLEIRQQKRIVHFLNSTQHLIHM, from the coding sequence ATGCAAATCTTATTAATTCGGCATGGTCAATCAGAGGCAGACCTTTTAGATGTGCATGAGGGAAAAGCTGATTTCGAACTAACAGAGCTTGGAAAAAAGCAGGCAGGATTAATGTCATCATGGATTAGTGAATACTATCCAGCTGATGTTATTTGGACAAGCACATTAAAACGAGCAAAACAAACGGCTGGCATTTTAAATAATCACCTAGCTTGTGAGCTCATTGAGGAAGAATGTTTAAAAGAGTACGACAACGGTGTTTTAGCAGGATTGCCTCGCGAGGAAGCAGCAAGAAAATATCCAGAACCATTAGGAGGTCGTTTGCTTCACGAACGAATATTAGAGGGTGAATCAGAACTAGAATTTCGCTTTAGAGGCGAATTAGTTCTATCAAAGATTTTAGCAGAAAGTCATTCCTTTAAAAGGGTTGCTATTGTTTCTCATGGAGGAATGATTTCAAAGCTACTTCAAGCTTTTTTACGACTTCCAACAAATAATGATGTTGGTTTTTTTACTGGTGATACTGGTGTTCATTTACTTGAAATTCGTCAGCAAAAGAGGATTGTACACTTTTTAAATAGTACACAGCACCTTATTCATATGTAA
- a CDS encoding amino acid ABC transporter ATP-binding protein, translating to MSIFAVEKLTTPLAEREDIITVKSLNKWFGSLHVLKDVNISIKQGEVVCILGPSGSGKSTFIRTINALEEFQEGSIVVDSIKVSNDIKDIEEIRKETGMVFQQFNLFPHMTILKNITLSPIWVRKWKREKAESIALELLERVGIPEQAHKYPGQLSGGQQQRVAIARALAMQPKIMLFDEPTSALDPEMVKEVLDVMKTLAESGMTMLVVTHEMGFARQVADRIVLFDNGEIIETGTPEELFDNPKHERTKLFLSQIL from the coding sequence ATGAGTATTTTCGCAGTAGAAAAATTAACTACTCCCCTTGCAGAACGCGAAGACATTATTACAGTCAAGAGTCTAAACAAATGGTTTGGCAGCTTACATGTTCTAAAGGATGTTAATATATCTATTAAGCAAGGAGAAGTTGTTTGTATTTTAGGTCCTTCAGGATCAGGGAAATCAACCTTTATTAGAACTATCAATGCTTTAGAAGAGTTTCAAGAAGGCAGTATTGTTGTGGACAGTATTAAAGTGTCAAATGATATTAAAGATATTGAAGAAATCCGTAAGGAGACAGGGATGGTATTTCAACAATTTAATTTATTTCCGCATATGACAATTTTAAAGAATATCACTTTGTCACCTATATGGGTACGAAAATGGAAACGTGAAAAAGCAGAGTCAATTGCTCTTGAATTATTAGAGCGCGTTGGCATTCCAGAGCAAGCCCATAAGTATCCTGGTCAGCTATCCGGAGGTCAACAGCAGCGTGTTGCTATTGCTCGTGCATTAGCAATGCAACCAAAAATCATGCTATTTGATGAACCTACTTCAGCATTAGACCCTGAAATGGTAAAAGAGGTATTAGACGTCATGAAAACACTAGCCGAATCAGGGATGACCATGCTTGTAGTGACGCATGAAATGGGCTTTGCTCGACAAGTGGCAGACCGTATTGTCTTATTTGATAACGGGGAAATTATTGAGACTGGTACACCTGAGGAATTGTTTGATAATCCAAAACACGAGCGTACAAAGCTATTTTTATCACAAATATTGTAG
- a CDS encoding amino acid ABC transporter permease — MSDLQLQFNQKPKQAPKQRPKQAFNLFQWIKINLFSSWFNSLLTIFSLLLSGYILTNTFVWIAFEANWAVISANFKLLAVGQFPVEDIWRLWVSLSYTTLLLGLTWGIWRGTAKLPALFVSATMAIVALMPFIQGDTRLWLIANIAITFVGFGLGLKFEKLNKIAIVAWVLLFPFVMFLLKGFGVLSPVNSNLWGGFLLTLLIALVSIVVSFPLGILLALGRRSKLPIVKYFSILYIELIRGIPLITVLFISQLMLPLFLGNDVELDNVTRAMIGFTLFNAAYFAENIRGGLQSLPRGQFEAAQALGLNHTLMMTFIIMPQALRTVIPAMVGQCIALFKDTSLVGIIGLIDLLGMGKKIIANPQFLGTQMEVFVFIATIFFAFCYLMSYMSRQLEKALGVGER, encoded by the coding sequence ATGTCAGACTTACAATTACAATTCAATCAAAAACCGAAGCAAGCTCCTAAACAAAGACCGAAGCAAGCATTCAATTTATTTCAATGGATAAAAATAAATCTATTTAGTTCTTGGTTCAATTCCCTATTAACTATCTTCTCTTTATTGTTAAGCGGTTATATTTTGACAAACACATTCGTATGGATTGCATTTGAGGCAAATTGGGCTGTAATTTCGGCAAACTTCAAGCTTTTAGCGGTCGGACAGTTTCCTGTTGAAGATATTTGGCGATTGTGGGTATCGCTATCGTATACTACCCTCCTTTTAGGTCTAACATGGGGGATTTGGCGAGGGACAGCTAAGCTACCTGCATTATTTGTAAGTGCTACAATGGCGATTGTTGCACTTATGCCATTTATTCAAGGAGACACTAGACTATGGCTAATTGCAAACATTGCCATTACATTCGTTGGTTTTGGTTTAGGGCTCAAATTTGAAAAATTAAATAAAATAGCTATTGTAGCTTGGGTACTTTTATTCCCATTTGTAATGTTTTTGTTGAAAGGATTTGGCGTTCTTTCGCCCGTTAATTCAAATCTATGGGGCGGTTTTCTTTTAACATTGCTAATCGCTCTCGTCTCTATTGTTGTTTCTTTTCCATTAGGAATATTGCTCGCATTAGGGCGCCGTAGCAAGCTACCTATTGTGAAATATTTTAGTATTTTATACATCGAGCTCATTCGTGGGATTCCTCTCATTACAGTTTTATTCATTTCTCAGCTCATGCTGCCACTTTTTCTTGGCAATGATGTTGAGCTAGACAACGTCACAAGGGCAATGATTGGTTTTACATTGTTTAATGCCGCATACTTTGCTGAAAACATTCGCGGCGGTCTTCAATCGCTACCACGCGGTCAGTTTGAAGCTGCTCAAGCGCTTGGACTAAATCATACTCTCATGATGACATTCATTATTATGCCGCAAGCGTTGCGTACTGTTATACCAGCTATGGTTGGACAATGTATAGCACTTTTTAAAGACACCTCATTAGTAGGGATTATAGGTTTAATAGACTTACTTGGGATGGGCAAGAAAATTATCGCCAACCCGCAATTTTTAGGCACACAAATGGAAGTATTTGTGTTTATCGCAACTATCTTCTTTGCATTCTGCTATTTAATGTCGTACATGAGTCGTCAATTAGAAAAGGCTCTAGGTGTCGGTGAACGGTAA
- a CDS encoding amino acid ABC transporter permease encodes MRKNQTMSTPFWRDKRIIPILLQTLFAIIVVLAFIFFITNALEGLRQIGITLGFTFLKNAASFGIGDTIIAYTPADSYVRALLVGLTNTLKVSIFGIILATIIGFIVGISRLSSNWLVRTIAGIYTEIFRNTPLLVQILIWFFAVFIQLPRIEEQVHIGPIYFSNRGMAIPWLEANSGSFIWGLVLLVGIIGGIFLWKSKTTKRIETGKNTYPLLWSIGSLIIASIIAILITRTGPFNITIPSVDGKMFVGGYRLRPEFSAILIGLVIYTSTYIAEVVRAGIQGVPKGQVEAAKALGLKGPTTMRFVVLPQAIRIIIPPLTSQYLNLIKNSSLAVAVGYPDLVSVGGTILNQTGRAIELILIMVIVYLTFSIITSIFMNIFNSKFQLVER; translated from the coding sequence ATGAGAAAGAATCAAACTATGTCTACGCCATTTTGGCGAGATAAACGAATCATTCCTATACTACTCCAAACCCTTTTTGCCATTATCGTTGTCTTGGCATTTATTTTTTTCATAACAAATGCTCTAGAAGGTTTAAGACAGATAGGTATTACACTTGGGTTTACCTTTTTGAAAAACGCTGCCTCCTTTGGTATCGGTGATACCATCATTGCGTATACTCCCGCTGACTCTTATGTTCGTGCCTTACTTGTCGGCTTAACAAATACATTAAAGGTATCTATTTTTGGAATTATACTTGCTACAATAATAGGTTTCATTGTTGGTATATCACGCTTATCATCTAACTGGCTTGTACGAACAATAGCAGGCATTTATACTGAAATCTTTAGGAACACACCTTTACTAGTACAAATATTAATTTGGTTTTTTGCTGTTTTTATTCAGCTTCCTCGTATTGAAGAGCAGGTTCATATTGGTCCCATATATTTTAGTAACCGTGGTATGGCTATTCCTTGGTTAGAAGCTAACTCTGGCTCATTCATTTGGGGACTAGTTTTACTTGTTGGTATTATAGGGGGAATATTTTTATGGAAATCAAAAACAACAAAGCGAATTGAAACCGGCAAAAATACGTATCCACTGTTATGGTCAATTGGAAGTCTTATAATAGCAAGCATTATCGCCATACTTATCACAAGAACAGGACCATTTAACATTACGATACCAAGCGTAGATGGAAAAATGTTTGTTGGTGGATACCGTCTTCGTCCCGAATTCTCCGCAATCCTTATTGGTTTGGTCATTTATACTTCAACTTATATTGCAGAGGTCGTTCGCGCAGGGATACAAGGGGTTCCGAAGGGACAAGTGGAGGCTGCGAAAGCCCTCGGTCTAAAAGGTCCTACGACGATGCGATTTGTCGTTCTCCCACAAGCAATACGCATCATTATTCCACCTTTAACAAGTCAATATTTGAATTTAATAAAAAACTCAAGTCTAGCTGTTGCTGTTGGCTATCCTGATTTAGTTAGTGTAGGTGGTACTATTCTTAACCAAACAGGACGTGCCATAGAACTTATATTAATTATGGTTATCGTGTACTTAACATTTAGTATCATTACTTCCATTTTCATGAATATTTTTAACAGCAAATTCCAATTAGTCGAAAGGTAG
- a CDS encoding amino acid ABC transporter substrate-binding protein: MKRKLYLLLTVFTLFVMVFAGCSNSEDTAAEEKQSLLNKVKERGTLVAGVNGQLPGFGYIGTDGAYTGFDVDFAKAVAVAVLGDANAVEYRPLSAQERFTAVQTGEVDILTRNTTVTTSRDTGVGLNFAPVTFYDGQGIIVRKDSGINSLKDLQGARIAVETGTTTELNLADQLRKLGVTYESVTFEAQDAAVAAYEEGSVDAFTTDKSGLVARKSIMQTPDDHVILDETISKEPLAPAVIAGDDQWADIVRWVVYATIQAEEWGITSQNVDEFLNSDDPNIRRFLGKEGDLGEQLGLSNDFAYKVIKEIGNYGEIFERHLGANSTFSLQRGLNDLYTNGGLMYSPPFR; this comes from the coding sequence TTGAAGAGGAAATTGTATCTTTTATTGACTGTTTTCACCTTGTTTGTAATGGTATTTGCTGGTTGCAGTAACAGCGAAGACACTGCCGCTGAAGAAAAACAATCTTTACTTAATAAAGTTAAAGAGCGTGGGACCTTAGTTGCTGGTGTAAATGGACAATTGCCAGGTTTTGGTTATATAGGAACAGATGGGGCTTACACTGGATTTGACGTTGATTTCGCAAAGGCAGTAGCTGTCGCCGTGCTAGGTGATGCTAACGCAGTCGAATATCGCCCATTGTCTGCCCAAGAACGTTTTACAGCAGTACAAACGGGTGAAGTAGATATTTTAACGCGAAATACAACAGTCACCACTAGTCGTGACACGGGTGTAGGGTTAAACTTTGCTCCTGTTACGTTTTATGATGGGCAAGGTATAATTGTCCGTAAAGATAGCGGAATAAATAGTTTAAAAGATTTACAAGGCGCACGTATTGCAGTTGAAACAGGTACAACAACAGAGTTAAACCTTGCTGATCAACTACGTAAATTAGGCGTTACTTACGAATCGGTAACGTTTGAAGCACAGGATGCTGCTGTTGCAGCTTATGAAGAAGGTAGTGTTGACGCCTTTACAACAGACAAATCTGGTTTAGTAGCTCGTAAGTCGATTATGCAAACCCCTGATGACCATGTGATATTAGACGAAACAATATCAAAAGAGCCTCTTGCACCTGCTGTTATAGCTGGTGATGATCAATGGGCAGATATTGTGCGCTGGGTTGTATATGCAACAATTCAAGCTGAAGAATGGGGCATTACTTCGCAAAATGTGGATGAATTCTTAAATAGCGATGATCCCAACATTCGCCGTTTCCTAGGTAAGGAGGGAGATTTAGGAGAGCAGCTCGGTCTTTCAAACGACTTTGCCTATAAAGTTATTAAAGAGATTGGTAATTATGGTGAGATATTCGAACGTCACCTTGGTGCCAATTCCACATTTAGTTTACAACGCGGTCTAAATGATTTATACACAAATGGCGGTTTAATGTATTCTCCTCCATTTAGATAA